The genomic interval TATTCAATGTTTGAGCCAAAGGAAATGGGAGAAGAAAACAAGAAATATTTCAAACAAATATTCAAGAACTTCAGAACGAACTATAAATTCAATGAAGACTTACTTGAAAAACCAATAGAAACAGCAACAGCATGACAGACAATAATCAAACACAATTAGGCAATACACTTTGGAAAATCGCAGACGAATTGCGTGGAGCAATGAACGCTGACCAGTTCAGAGATTATATGCTTTCATTTTTGTTCTTACGTTATCTAAGGACAATTACGAAACAGCAGCAAAGAAAGAGTTAGGAAAAGATTATCCAGTTCTTAAAGAAAACGATAAGCGAACACCTTTGTCCGTTTGGTATGAGAACAATCCTGATGATGTTCAGGAATTTGAAAAGCAAATGAGGAGAAAAGTTCACTATGTAATTGAACCTTCTCATTTATGGAATAGCATTGCTGAATTGGCTAAAACACAAAGCAAAGAGTTGCTTCGCACTTTGCAAGATGGTTTTAAATACATAGAAAATGAATCTTTTGAAAGCACCTTTCAAGGGTTAGTTTCCGAAATCAATTTAGATTCTGATAAACTTGGCAAGAACTACGAAGAACAGAAACAAGAAACTCTGTAACATCATTCAGAAAATTGCAGAAGGCATCAACAGCTTTGATAAAAACATTGACTATTTAGGCGATGCTTACGAATATCTGATTGGAAAATTTGCAGCAGGTTCAGGGCAAAAAGCAGGAGAATTTTATACACCACAACGTATTTCAGACATTCTTTCTGCCATTGTAACACTTGACAGCCAAGACCCAAGCAAAGGTGAAAAGAAAAAGATTGAACGAGTTTTAGACTTTGCTCTGGTTCAGGTTCATTGTTGCTCAACGTCCGTAAAAGAATGACAGACGCAGGAGGAACAATCGGCAAAATATTCGGACAAGAGAAAAATATTACAACTTACAACTTAGCCCGAATGAACATGCTTTTGCATGGAGTTAAGGACACAGAATTTGCAATTCATCACGGAGATACATTAGTCAATGACTGGGAGATTTTAAATGAAATTAATCCTTCAAAGAAATTAGAATTTGATGCCATTGTAGCCAATCCACCTTTCAGCTACCGTTGGGAACCATCAGAAGAAATGGGACAAGATTTCCGTTTTAAAAGTTATGGACTTGCCCCAAAGTCAGCAGCCGACTTTGCTTTTCTGTTACACGGTTTTCACTTCTTGAGTAAAGAGGTAACAATGGCAATCATTTTGCCTCACGGTGTTTTATTTAGAAGTGGTTCAGAAGAACGCATCAGAAGAAAAATTATTAGAGGACGGAAACATTGATACAGTAATTGGACTTCCAGCCAACTTGTTTTTCTCGACAGGTATTCCTGTTTCTATTTTGGTTTTAAAGAAGTGCAAAAAAGTTTGACGATGTTTTGTTTATCAATGCCGTTGACCATTTTGAAAAGGGCAAACGACAAAACAATTTACTACCTGAAAATATTGACAAAATAGTTGAAACATACAGAGACCGAAAAGAAGAAATCCGTTATTCTCGTAGAGTATCAATGGACGAAATCATTAAGAACGAATTCAACTTGAATATTTCACGCTATGTAAGCACATCGTTAGACGAAGAAATAATTGACTTAAAAGAAGTAAACAAAAAACTCGTTGACCTTGACAAGGACATAACCAAAGCAAGAGAGACACATAATAAATTTTTAAAGGAATTGGGACTTCCACCAATATAACAAGACGAAATGCCAACGCTATTTGCAAGCACATTGCCAAAGCCGCACAAGCCAACGCTACAACCAAAGCTTTGTCAAAGAGCTTGCAAAGCCAACTGCAACAGAAAAATTGTTTTAAAAAATTTCCCGACCCTTCAAAAAAATAAAAAACGCCACGCACAACCCGACAGACAATGACACTGAAACTCAATACTGACAATGGTTTGCAAGGACGGACGACAGAACGCCTGCTGGTAACAGCGGTTTGGCGTAATGGCGGGTTTCGTGCTTCGTATGACAGTTTTGTGGTAGGTTCAAGTGCAGTTCTTCGATTGAACTTTGTGCTAAAATCCGCCACTACGCCAACCCGCAAAACGTTAGCACTCACCCTAAAAGACGACACGACCGACAACAAACAAACAGAAACGAAGGACAAAAAGCCAACGCTTCGCAAAATTAAAAGAGGTGTTTTGCCAACGCACTTGCCGACACAAAAACACCACATTTAATTTTGCCCAACCGCACCCAAAAGCCCACCCACCACCCGACAAGTGGAATGTTGAAAATTTGGAGGCAACTTTTGACCCTTTTTCTAAAAATAATTTTTACATTTGCCAATATTTGTCAAGTCAAAAGAAAGCACATTGAAAACAATTGGGACGACATTACGAGAATTAAGAGAAGCAAAAGGACTATTGCTTAGAGAAGTTGGAGCTAAACTTTCGCTTGACCCAACCATCTTGAGCAAAATCGAGCAAGACAAACGAATGCCGACAAAAGAGCAAGTAAAATCACTTGCCAACTTTTATAAAGACCAAAAGAATGAAGTTATAATTGCTTGGCTTTCAGACAAACTTTATTATGAAGTTCAAGACGAAGATTTGGCATTACAAGCAATGCAAGTAGCAGAAGAGAAAATTAAATACAATAAAAAGAAAACAAAATAATGGCTGTAGATTTTTCCGAAATATTAGTTGTTGGAGTTTCCAGCCGAGCACTTTTCAATCTTGAAAAGGAAAATGAAATTTTAATACCGAAGGTATTTCTGGTTTCAGAAAGTATCAACTTGAACACGAAGACGAACCTTTAGAACTTGGAACAGCTTTCCACCTTGTTCAAAGTTTATTGCACTTAAATGAAAACGCTAAGAAAAGAATTGTTGAAGTTGTTGTAATGTCGAGAAACAGCCCCGGAAACAGGTGTAAGAATTATGAACTCCGTTGGTAAATACAATTTGGACATTACAAGAATGGCGTTTAGTGGTGGCGAACCTTTAGCACCTTATATAGATGCTTTTGATATTGACTTATTTTTTAAGCAAAGACCTTAAAGATGTTCAAAGTGTAATTGATTCTAAAAATGTGCAGCCGCCTATATTTACGAACCGCCAACAGAATTTAAACCCAGTGACAACAGAGTGAAAATTGCATTTGATGCAGATGCAGTTTTGTTTTCTGACGAATCGGAACACAGATACAAAACAGAAGGAATTGAAGCATTTCATAAATACGAGCAAGAACATCAAGACGAACCATTGGGAGAAGGTCCTTTTGCAAAATTGCTAATTAAACTTTCAAAAATTCAAGAAGAATTACCAACAACAATTGAACTTTCTCCTTTGCGAATTGCAATTGTAACAGCAAGAAATGCACCGTCACATATGAGAGTTATCAAAACGCTTCGCAAATGGGGCGTATATGTTGACGAAGCATATTTTGGGCGGACTTTCTAAAGACAATGTTTTAAAAGCATTTGGAGCACACATATTTTTTGACGACCAAGAAGTTCACCTAACGGAGATCATCAAAAGTAGTTCCTTCTGGAAAAGTGCCCTATGCATCAGATTCTCCATTACTGAAATTAAATGGAAAAGTATCAATCACTAAAGCAACAGACAAGAAATGAAATTATACGAAACACTTGAAAAGCAACTAAAAAAGAACCCAACTTCGTTACCGACAACGGAGAACTTAAAAATGGGTGGTAATAAATAAAGCACAGAACTATGATGCTGAACTTATTGGCTTGTTGCTTGACGATAAGGCACTGAAAGCAAAATTCTTTCTTGACATCAAAGGTGTTTTGGTTTTCAACCAATCTTTGTTTGTGCAGTTTTTGGAGCAAAAGAATTATTTGAATGACAGCTACACCGCATATAAAAACAAAGTTGGATTAAACATTGACGGAAAATATTTGAAGCAACGCAACGAAGTTGCTTTAGTTTGGCCATTTAAAGACTGTGTGTTAGAAGGTGGACAAAGCCGTGAAGAAGATATAAGAGAAGAAATATTTTTTTAATGAAACCCTTGCACAAGACGAAATTACTCAACTCTTAGAACCAAAGGTTTTAACCAATGCAAAACGCTACACAACAAAGGTGATAAAGCATTCGATAAATTCAATAGGGATGAGGATAATTTTATAACGGATAATTTAATTGTTAGGGTAACAATTTATTGACCTTTATTCACTAAAAGCCCAATTTGAAAATAAGATAAAACTAATATACATTGACCCTCCTTACAATACTGGCGGGGATAGTTTCAGATACAATGACAGTTTCAATCATTCAACTTGGCTGACCTTTTATTAAAAACAGAATGGAAATAGCAAAATCATTGCTTCGTCCTGATGGTTTTGTTTTTATTTCAATTGATGATAATGAACATCCATATTTACGATTAGTTTGTGATGAAATTTTGGCAGACAAAATTTTGTTTCTGATATTATAATTCAATCAAATAAAGGTGGAAGAGATTATTTAAAAATTGCAAAAGTCACGAATATTTAATTTGCTATCAAAAATCACCTGATAGTGAAATGAATGAAATTGAAAAAACAGACGTAACTCATCAATACAAGGACTCGAAAGGTGGTTTTAATTTGAGAGAACTAAAGGAATCGTAATCCGAAATTTCACAAAGGCAATCGTCCAAATTTATTTTATCCGTTCTACGTTAATGAAAAAGTAAGATGAGAATGGATTTTGTGCAGTTTCATTAGTTCCGAAGAAAGGATTTGAAATACAAGCTGTTCCATTAAATAGCACAGGTAAGGAAAGTTGCTGGCGTTGGGGAAAACCTAAATCTGAATCAAACAGCAATGAAGACCTTGATAAAACAGAAGTTGTTGCAAAACAGAAAGGTGATGGTGGTTGGAATGTTTATGAAAAACATAGAAAAACAACTGGAAAAAGAAATCAATATGGGATGATAGTGCAGTTCGCACAGAAGCAGGAACAAAAGAACTTCGTAAATTATTAGTAAATCCAGCGTTTCCATTTCCAAAACCTGTTGAACTTATTAAAAGAGTAGTAATGATTGCAAGCGATGAAGGCGATACAATCTTAGATTTTTTTGGTGGTTCAGGAACAACAGCACAAGCAGTTCTTGAGATTAATCAAGAAGCTGAAGAACCAAGAAATTTTATAATCTGCGAACAACTTGACTACGTTGGAACAATAACAATTGAAAGAATTAAAAAGGTAATCGAACAAAACAAAAATGGTGAATTTGTTTATTTGGAACTCAAAAAATACAATCAAAACTTCATTGAACAAATTAAATCTGCCAAAGACAAAAAAGCAGTGTTGAAAATTTGGGGAGAAATGAAAACAAAATCTTTCTTAACTACAATGTTGATTTGCAAAAGCAAGAAAATATTGAAGATTTTAAAGCATTGACTTTAGAAGAACAAAAAACAACATTTGGTTGAGCTATTAGACAAAAACCAATTGTATGTAAATCTTTTCTTCATTGAACGATAAAGACTTTGCCGTTTCAGCCGAAGAAAGAAAGTAACCCAAGATTTTTACCAACTTAAAAATAAGCAGAATGAGTTTTTACACGACACATTGGTGCGGGAGTTTGGTAAAGAGAAATTGCCCGTGTTCCTCTTCCCAATTACATAACTGACAATCTTAAACCTGGTTTTGGTCAACGACCTTATCAAATAGAATCTTTTCAGCGTTATATTCTTTGCCATACAGAAGATTTTACAGGCAGACCCAAAAACCGTTTCACTTGTTGTATAATATGGCAACAGGTAGCGGAAAGACTTTAGTAATGGTTGGCTTAATGCTTTACTTGTATGAAAAAGGTTTTAGAAACTTTTGTTTTTCGTTAACTCAAACAACATCATCAAGAAAAACGAAGGACAATTTTTTGAATCCACAGGCTTCAAAATATTTGTTCAATGACAAAATAGTAATTGACGGAAAGGAAGTTTATATAAAGGAAACAGACACCTTTGAAAGTGCTGATGATAAAAACATCAATATCAAATTCACGACTATTCAGCAACTGCATGATTTTAAACAACACCAAAGAAAACAGCGTTACTTACGAAGATTTCAAGGACAAAAAATGGTGCTCTAGCAGATGAAGCACATCATTTAAGTTCTGCAACAAAAAACAACGGTGATTTATTTGGCAGTTGGGAAGGAACTGTAATTGAAATTCTAAAACAGAATTTCGACAACATACTTTTAGAATTTACCGCTTACGCTTGACTATGATAATGCCGAAATCTTAAAAAAGTATCAAGACAAGGTAATTTTCAAATACGACCTTGCTCAATTCAGAATTGACAAATATTCAAAGAAATAAATCTTATCAGGTCAGGCTTTGACCAGCAAGAAAGAATTATACAAGCATTGATATTGAACTATCGTCAAGAGTTGGCAACAGCCAACAATATCAATTTAAAGCCTGTTATTCTATTCAAAGCAAAAAAAGACAATTAAAATCCGAACAAAACAAAGTAGATTTTCATAATCTCATTGATTTAATGTCAGCCCAATTGGTTGACCAAATTGAAATACGGCAACAGTTACAATAG from Saprospiraceae bacterium carries:
- a CDS encoding helix-turn-helix transcriptional regulator is translated as MKTIGTTLRELREAKGLLLREVGAKLSLDPTILSKIEQDKRMPTKEQVKSLANFYKDQKNEVIIAWLSDKLYYEVQDEDLALQAMQVAEEKIKYNKKKTK
- a CDS encoding site-specific DNA-methyltransferase, producing the protein MWDDSAVRTEAGTKELRKLLVNPAFPFPKPVELIKRVVMIASDEGDTILDFFGGSGTTAQAVLEINQEAEEPRNFIICEQLDYVGTITIERIKKVIEQNKNGEFVYLELKKYNQNFIEQIKSAKDKKAVLKIWGEMKTKSFLTTMLICKSKKILKILKH
- a CDS encoding DEAD/DEAH box helicase family protein yields the protein MATGSGKTLVMVGLMLYLYEKGFRNFCFSLTQTTSSRKTKDNFLNPQASKYLFNDKIVIDGKEVYIKETDTFESADDKNINIKFTTIQQLHDFKQHQRKQRYLRRFQGQKMVL